The following coding sequences lie in one Eubacterium ventriosum genomic window:
- a CDS encoding type II toxin-antitoxin system PemK/MazF family toxin — translation MVVSNTLLNEHSSLIMVCPITNTDKSHPFHVNLDDSTSVKGVILADQAKMLNVRARDARFVEKCLEYIWMEAIEIIKNFL, via the coding sequence TTGGTCGTCAGCAACACTTTATTAAATGAGCATAGCTCATTAATTATGGTTTGTCCTATTACAAACACTGATAAATCACATCCTTTTCATGTGAATCTTGACGATTCCACAAGTGTAAAAGGTGTGATATTAGCGGATCAGGCAAAGATGTTAAACGTAAGAGCAAGGGATGCAAGATTCGTTGAAAAATGTCTAGAATATATCTGGATGGAAGCAATAGAAATTATTAAAAATTTTCTTTAA